A section of the Aythya fuligula isolate bAytFul2 chromosome 9, bAytFul2.pri, whole genome shotgun sequence genome encodes:
- the LOC116492641 gene encoding platelet glycoprotein V-like produces MKGKEQPCEANASGASARMLMFHLSVMIKLFFQLDASVCPEKCDCSFKNTIHCSGPHIKDLESLNLPRNVTEIHITNTNVTHLQDVFSRMVALQHLILSSNNITLISPVAFKGLRGLKALRLVDNKLVELPAEVFDDTVHLRQLIIKNNRLKSIKENLFDRLASLEELFLNKNQLTALPSGVLKNLAKLKVLNLSRNFLAVLPRNIFSALTRLEKLILYFNRLSSIESGLFDSLRELLELFLHSNNIQSIAPDAFHRLQKLRRLTLSRNNLEVLPHGLFLHLHNLSKLTLYRNPLKSLPEVLFGEMRNLGSLWLYHTQLSTIPDFVFSNLTNLELLVLSFNPELCVLPRNAFSGLKELRGLSLHTNNISSLPEGIFLGLQKLQNVSLFDSRLEFLPRNLFHNLKHLQKVYLNSTKLRSLPGDFFVTLPGLQEVFLDGNPWRCDCQILGFQQWLQKSKEIVKEVQSLVCDSPLSLRNISLVALTDQHLQCLPATATAYQALRSAYSQTVTSLVTEHLKSSWKTTLTAVSNMDTSTPTSIPLATPGFTYSQAQGVEQLGFHISDVPARTSPSTIVETNSVRGTDLTTLAWWDELPARKSAEPLINSSVVYCWLFFCLHSLVLALQTVTVVLSLCVVGKIRQFFHSRKIPAQPVVLIHFLKR; encoded by the exons ATGAAGGGGAAAGAGCAGCCTTGTGAAG CTAATGCTTCTGGTGCTTCAGCAAGGATGTTGATGTTTCATTTGTCAGTGATGATCAAGCTTTTCTTCCAGCTGGATGCATCTGTTTGTCCTGAGAAATGCGACTGCTCTTTCAAAAACACAATTCATTGCTCTGGCCCTCACATAAAAGACCTGGAATCATTAAATCTGCCTCGCAACGTGACAGAAATTCACATAACAAACACTAATGTAACACACTTGCAGGATGTTTTTTCTAGGATGGTAGCGCTGCAGCATCTCATCTTATCTTCAAACAACATCACTCTCATTTCACCAGTGGCTTTTAAAGGTTTGAGAGGGCTGAAAGCCCTCAGACTCGTAGATAACAAGCTGGTTGAACTTCCTGCGGAAGTGTTTGATGACACGGTACACCTTCGGCAATtgatcattaaaaataacaggctGAAATCCATCAAAGAGAATCTGTTTGACAGACTAGCCAGTTTGGAGGAGCTTTTCCTGAACAAAAACCAACTAACAGCACTTCCTAGTGGCGTGCTGAAGAACCTTGCCAAACTCAAAGTACTGAACTTGTCAAGAAACTTTTTGGCAGTACTGCctagaaatatatttagtgCATTAACCAGGCTTGAGAAGCTGATACTGTATTTTAACAGGCTCTCTTCAATAGAGTCTGGTTTGTTTGACAGCCTGAGGGAACTGCTGGAGCTCTTCCTGCATTCCAATAACATCCAGTCCATCGCCCCTGATGCATTTCATCGACTTCAGAAGCTTAGAAGACTAACACTCTCCAGAAACAACCTCGAGGTTTTGCCTCACGGGCTCTTTCTGCACTTGCATAACTTGTCTAAATTGACCTTGTACAGGAACCCACTGAAGTCTCTTCCAGAAGTATTGTTTGGAGAGATGAGGAATCTTGGTAGCCTGTGGCTGTATCACACACAGCTCTCAACGATACCAGATTTTGTGTTCAGTAACTTGACAAACTTAGAGCTTCTCGTGCTGAGTTTTAATCCAGAGCTCTGTGTTCTCCCTAGGAATGCATTCAGTGGTCTGAAAGAACTGCGGGGCCTTTCTCTGCatacaaataatatttccaGTCTGCCAGAGGGTATCTTCCTGGGCCTCCAGAAACTGCAGAACGTTTCCCTTTTTGATTCCAGGCTTGAGTTTCTTCCGAGAAACCTCTTTCATAATCTCAAGCACCTTCAGAAAGTTTACCTCAATAGTACCAAGCTGCGGTCTCTTCCTGGAGATTTCTTTGTCACCTTACCTGGGCTGCAAGAAGTATTCCTTGATGGCAACCCTTGGAGATGTGACTGCCAAATTCTTGGCTTCCAACAGTGGCTCCAGAAGAGCAAGGAGATAGTGAAAGAAGTGCAATCTCTAGTGTGCGACAGCCCGCTCTCCCTAAGGAACATCTCTCTGGTGGCTCTAACAGATCAGCACCTGCAGTGCCTGCCAGCCACAGCCACCGCATACCAGGCACTCAGGTCAGCTTACTCCCAGACCGTGACTTCTCTTGTGACAGAGCACTTGAAATCATCCTGGAAGACAACCCTAACAGCAGTGTCCAACATGGATACCAGCACACCCACATCAATTCCTCTTGCAACTCCAGGTTTTACCTATTCACAGGCTCAAGGTGTTGAACAGTTAGGCTTTCACATCTCAGATGTTCCAGCCCGAACTTCTCCCAGCACCATAGTAGAAACCAACAGTGTCAGAGGAACAGATTTAACCACTCTTGCCTGGTGGGATGAGTTGCCAGCCCGCAAGAGTGCTGAGCCACTTATTAATAGCAGTGTTGTCTATTGTTGGCTATTCTTCTGCCTTCACAGTTTGGTTTTAGCACTCCAGACTGTCACCGTTGTGCTCAGTCTTTGTGTGGTGGGCAAAATCAGGCAATTCTTCCACTCCAGAAAGATTCCTGCTCAGCCTGTAGTTCTgatacattttctaaaaagaTAG
- the CPN2 gene encoding carboxypeptidase N subunit 2 translates to MARNVGLCLGAVCRKGQLRPSRNALSAASTSAPQNIFPSWRGSLLTAGSAVPTVVVPVVPLLCRVMVYVVLGLGSLLVGGLPPPCPPPCQCYDTSKVFCSEEKMREIPAGLPGNATQLFFVETALSSIGSGALGPSTTLTKLVFLNNHIEELEAGAFWGLPSLAELEISGNPLPAVSPGLLAGLPSLTTLSLSSNAIHSLQPGLFSSVCRLQDLRLRGNKIDELPPAIFHPLRRLQALDLSQNVLTELPDGLLAPLAALRILKLSDNMLARLSPGAFGTLSRLGELHLDGNQLAELPAGAFVGLGALRRLQLQHNALGSLRPDTFAGLSNLTFLSLEGNQLASLPATLFQGTPGLLHLSLARNQLQALPPGVFANLSVAQSLVLSHNALARLPAEAFQGLVGLTTLQLGHNNLSSLPPGLLDGLPSLATLGLEHNRLPRLPAGFFDANEELVRVGLEDNPWACDCRLAYLLGWLQVFADPLLHMQGFCASPATLKGQPLLEVTHRQLACAKDEGQDAVPGEDAPGQCTYSNPEGTLHVSCNATSCQRLSLRLPPPPPSQAEGPGTEYRGAWVLRSPCGTLQVSVLITAQGPEVTTPPGLPATP, encoded by the exons ATGGCTAGAAACGTGGGACTGTGCCTTGGGGCTGTTTG CAGAAAGGGGCAGCTCCGCCCCAGCAGGAACGCTCTGTCAGCTGCCTCCACATCCGCCCCACAAAACATCTTCCCTTCTTGGCGGGGCTCGCTCCTCACTGCGGGCTCGGCAGTCCCCACGGTGGTGGTCCCCGTGGTG cccctgctt TGCAGGGTGATGGTCTacgtggtgctggggctggggtccctgctggtgggggggctgccccctccctgccccccgCCCTGCCAGTGCTACGACACCTCCAAGGTCTTCTGCTCGGAGGAGAAGATGAGGGAGATCCCGGCGGGCCTGCCGGGGAACGCCACCCAGCTCTTCTTCGTGGAGACGGCCCTGAGCAGCATCGGGAGCGGGGCGCTGGGCCCCAGCACCACGCTCACCAAGCTGGTCTTCCTCAACAACCACATCGAGGAGCTGGAGGCGGGCGCCTTCTgggggctgcccagcctggccGAGCTGGAGATCTCGGGCAACCCGCTGCCGGCCGTCAGCCCGGGGCTGCTGGCGGGGCTGCCCAGCCTCACCACGCTCTCCCTGAGCTCCAACGCCATCCACTCCCTGCAGCCGGGGCTTTTCTCCTCCGTCTGCCGCCTGCAGGACCTGCGCCTGCGGGGGAACAAGATCGATGAGCTGCCCCCTGCCATCTTCCACCCGCTCCGCCGCCTGCAGGCCCTGGACCTCTCGCAGAACGTGCTGACCGAGCTGCCCGACGGGCTGCTGGCCCCGCTGGCTGCCCTCCGCATCCTGAAGCTGAGCGACAACATGCTGGCACGGCTCTCGCCCGGTGCTTTCGGGACACTTTCCCGGCTGGGTGAGCTCCACCTCGACGGCAACCAGCTGGCCGAGCTGCCCGCTGGGGCCTTCGTGGGACTGGGCGCGCTGCGgcggctgcagctgcagcacaacgccctgggcagcctgcgccCTGACACCTTTGCCGGCCTCTCCAACCTCACCTTCCTCAGCCTGGAGGGCAACCAGCTGGCCTCCCTGCCTGCCACCCTCTTCCAGGGCACCCCGGGCCTCCTGCACCTCTCGCTGGCCCGCAACCAGCTGCAGGCGCTGCCCCCGGGCGTCTTCGCCAACCTCTCTGTGGCACAGAGCCTGGTGCTCTCGCACAACGCCCTGGCTCGCCTCCCCGCCGAGGCTTTCCAGGGGTTGGTGGGGCTGACAACGCTGCAGCTCGGCCACAACAACCTCTCCAGCCTGCCACCGGGGCTGCTGGACgggctgcccagcctggccacgctggggctggagcacaaCCGCCTGCCCCGCCTGCCCGCAGGCTTCTTCGATGCCAACGAGGAGCTGGTGCGCGTGGGGCTGGAGGACAACCCCTGGGCGTGCGACTGCCGCCTCGCCTACCTCCTGGGCTGGCTCCAGGTCTTTGCTGACCCCCTCCTCCACATGCAAGGATTCTGTGCCAGCCCGGCCACCCTCAAGGGCCAGCCCCTGCTGGAGGTGACCCACAGGCAGCTGGCGTGTGCCAAAGATGAGGGCCAGGATGCGGTGCCCGGGGAGGATGCACCAGGGCAGTGCACCTACAGCAACCCTGAGGGCACCCTGCATGTGTCCTGCAATGCCACGAGCTGCCAGCGGCTCAGCCTtcgcctccctcctcctcctcccagccagGCAGAGGGGCCAGGGACCGAGTACCGGGGTGCCTGGGTGCTGCGCTCCCCCTGCGGCACGCTGCAGGTCAGCGTCCTCATCACGGCGCAGGGCCCGGAGGTGACCACCCCACCTGGGCTCCCTGCTACACCCTAG
- the LOC116492498 gene encoding leucine-rich repeat-containing protein 15-like, with protein MEQGGWRLLLLLVGFQLARGQCPEQCQCIRTAQVECSGAGITTVPSPIPANAMTLQIINTRITELGEASFGNASLLIGLRIEKNDLSRVSPGAFRHLPDLRYLSLASNKLQELPVQVFQPLGKLESLLLSSNQLLRVEPSHFAHLSNLKELQLHGNNLHELTEGVFDQLASLTKLNLARNNIDRLPPQAFERLPRLQVLRLYENRLRQIPAGAFDGLPELQELGLHQNQLETLSPELFVHNGNLQKLYLSNNLLTALPGGIFLPLRALSKITLHVNRLRDISPAAFGPMPNLRELWLYENELATLPAAVFSNLTQLQLLVLSKNQLRTLAPGAFRGLGELLELSLHSNALRRLDAEALGGLPKLQNISLQNNRLQTLPRGLFAATPGLRHLQLHANALENLPAGIFSPLAALREVKLHNNSWRCDQGILPLRAWLEANPQKVGETPPLCAQPPPLRGAPIAELRQDQLPATPPGPTASTPLPALPSKGTSPGGTEASSSTEPLLVTPRPQEEEEEEEEEGGGRWGLTRLQSGVVVAVIVLVCVALLCALVALVAYSCRKKSHVVLMRMKAPNEA; from the coding sequence ATGGAGCAGGGAGGctggcggctgctgctgctgctggtgggcttCCAGCTCGCCCGCGGGCAGTGCCCGGAGCAGTGCCAGTGCATCCGCACCGCCCAGGTGGAGTGCTCCGGTGCCGGCATCAccactgtccccagccccatccctgccaaCGCCATGACCCTGCAGATCATCAACACGCGCATCACCGAGCTGGGCGAGGCGTCCTTCGGCAACGCCTCCCTGCTGATCGGGCTGCGCATCGAGAAGAACGACCTGTCGCGCGTCAGCCCCGGGGCCTTCCGGCACCTGCCCGACCTGCGCTACCTCAGCCTGGCCAGCAACAAGCTGCAGGAGCTCCCGGTGCAGGTCTTCCAGCCCCTGGGTAAGCTGGAAtcgctgctgctctccagcaacCAGCTGCTGCGCGTGGAGCCCTCGCACTTCGCCCACCTGAGCAAcctgaaggagctgcagctgcacgGGAACAACCTGCACGAGCTGACGGAGGGGGTGTTTGACCAGCTCGCCAGCCTCACCAAGCTCAACCTGGCCCGGAACAACATCGACCGCCTGCCCCCCCAAGCCTTCGAGCGGCTGCCGCGGCTGCAGGTGCTGCGGCTCTACGAGAACCGGCTCCGGCAGATCCCGGCGGGCGCCTTCGATGGGCTGCccgagctgcaggagctggggctgcaccaGAACCAGCTGGAGACGCTGTCCCCGGAGCTCTTCGTGCACAACGGGAACCTTCAGAAGCTCTACCTCTCCAACAACCTCCTCACCGCCCTGCCTGGCGGCATCTTCCTGCCCCTGCGCGCCCTCTCCAAAATCACCCTGCATGTCAACCGCCTGCGCGACATCTCCCCGGCGGCCTTCGGCCCCATGCCCAACCTGAGGGAGCTGTGGCTCTACGAGAATGAGCTCGCCACCCTCCCCGCCGCCGTCTTCAGCAACCtcacccagctgcagctcctggtccTGAGCAAGAACCAGCTCCGCACGCTGGCCCCGGGGGCTTTCCGGGGCCTGGGTGAGCTCCTGGAGCTGTCGCTGCACTCCAACGCCCTGCGCCGCCTGGACGCCGAGGCGCTGGGGGGGCTGCCCAAGCTGCAGAACATCTCCCTGCAGAACAACCGGCTGCAGACGCTGCCCCGGGGCCTCTTCGCTGCCACCCCGGGGCTGCGGCACCTCCAGCTGCACGCCAACGCCCTGGAGAACCTCCCCGCCGGCATCTTCTCCCCGCTGGCGGCCCTGCGGGAGGTGAAGCTGCACAACAACTCGTGGCGCTGCGACCAGGGCATCCTGCCCCTGCGCGCCTGGCTGGAGGCCAACCCCCAGAAGGTGGGTGAGACCCCCCCGCTCTGCGCCCAGCCGCCCCCCCTGCGGGGAGCACCCATCGCCGAGCTGCGGCAGGACCAGCTCCCGGCCACCCCGCCCGGCCCCACCGCCAGCAccccgctccctgccctcccctccaaGGGGACATCGCCGGGGGGCACCGAGGCGAGTTCCTCCACGGAGCCACTGCTGGTCACCCCCaggccccaggaggaggaggaggaagaggaggaggaaggaggggggcgctgggggctgACCCGCCTGCAGAGCGGGGTGGTGGTGGCCGTCATCGTGCTGGTGTGCGTGGCCCTGCTCTGCGCTCTGGTGGCGCTGGTGGCTTACAGCTGTAGGAAGAAGAGCCACGTGGTGCTGATGAGGATGAAGGCGCCCAACGAAGCCTGA